Proteins encoded in a region of the Rutidosis leptorrhynchoides isolate AG116_Rl617_1_P2 chromosome 9, CSIRO_AGI_Rlap_v1, whole genome shotgun sequence genome:
- the LOC139868115 gene encoding uncharacterized protein — protein sequence MAGLNPRDSFSLFDISKLLRLSEVYPKDFNSVEKMELEEQLDVYHCNVRKDPRFAKLNGIADLARVMVETRKDLSFPLVYRLLKLAVVLPVATATVERCFSAMKIVKTNLRNRVGEEFLNACAIFAVERDALANVKDEYVIQRFPKMCDRKGKVFSVVICFSECKIILVKLFLVNYHGVAFFSPSVLMNPDSATSGCGSRGESRV from the exons ATGGCGGGGTTGAATCCACGAGATTCATTTTCATTGTTTGATATATCGAAGTTACTAAGGTTAAGTGAGGTTTATCCTAAAGATTTTAATAGTGTGGAGAAGATGGAGCTTGAAGAACAACTTGATGTTTACCATTGTAATGTCCGAAAAGATCCAAGATTTGCTAAATTGAATGGTATTGCCGACCTAGCTAGGGTGATGGTTGAAACAAGGAAagatctatcttttcctttggtttATCGGTTATTGAAGCTAGCAGTGGTTTTGCCTGTTGCAACTGCCACAGTTGAGAGATGCTTCTCGGCGATGAAAATTGTAAAGACGAATTTACGCAATCGTGTGGGGGAGGAGTTTTTGAATGCTTGTGCAATTTTTGCGGTAGAAAGAGATGCTCTCGCCAATGTTAAAGATGAATATGTAATTCAACGTTTTCCAAAGATGTGTGACCGCAAAGGAAAGGT ATTTAGTGTTGTAATATGCT tttcagAGTGCA AAATTAtattagtgaagttgtttttggtaAATTATCATGGTGTTGCATTTTTTTCGCCCTCAGTATTAATGAATCCTGATTCCGCCACTAGTGGTTGCGGTAGCCGGG GTGAAAGCAGGGTTTAA